A DNA window from Candidatus Nanopelagicales bacterium contains the following coding sequences:
- a CDS encoding amidase, which produces MKFTEYRGLDASAMAEALRDGDTTPQELLDAARARLSEVNPTINAVIHRMDTYAKGQIDAGLPRGRFSGVPFLVKDMDGTLAGEPCAAGSRSLRDWIPDHDSELFARYRRSGLVFLGKTNAPEFGIMGVTEPELFGPTLNPWDLNHTPGGSSGGSAAAVAAGVVPVAHGGDGGGSIRIPASFCGLFGLKPSRGRQPLGPDIGEAWNGQVVPHVLSRSVRDSAAFLAVTHGADPGAPYDEPRGSTRFVEAVARPPKQLRIGISTKAFLGPKTHPDCAAALASAAELLVDLGHTVEEVDLPLDVQAVSNAYLTIVAAGVAAAVANTYRQTGVKPRSDLFERPTWLLAHMGDVLTARELEEARIVAFDLSRRMARIFSSIDIHASPTAAYPPAKIGELDLPRSQKITLSVLGHVASATWSATDPVFRQALPQLAAESLERTPNTQVFNMTGQPAMSVPLYWNEAGLPIGVQFAAPYGKETSLFSLAGQLEQARPWFDRVPPL; this is translated from the coding sequence ATGAAGTTCACCGAATACCGCGGCCTTGACGCCTCCGCGATGGCGGAGGCGCTGCGCGATGGCGACACCACACCCCAGGAGTTGCTGGACGCGGCCCGAGCACGGCTGAGCGAAGTCAATCCCACGATAAACGCCGTGATCCATCGCATGGACACCTACGCCAAAGGCCAGATCGACGCGGGGCTGCCTCGGGGTCGTTTCTCAGGAGTGCCTTTCCTAGTCAAGGACATGGATGGCACGCTGGCCGGAGAGCCGTGCGCGGCCGGGTCCCGGTCCCTTCGCGACTGGATCCCGGATCACGACTCCGAGCTATTCGCCCGCTACCGCCGGTCAGGCCTGGTGTTCCTGGGCAAGACCAACGCCCCCGAGTTCGGGATCATGGGCGTGACCGAGCCTGAACTGTTCGGCCCGACGCTGAACCCCTGGGATCTGAACCACACGCCTGGTGGCTCAAGCGGGGGGTCGGCAGCAGCCGTGGCCGCCGGAGTTGTGCCCGTGGCGCACGGCGGCGATGGCGGCGGCTCCATCCGCATCCCGGCGTCCTTCTGCGGCCTGTTCGGGCTCAAGCCGAGCCGCGGCCGCCAACCCCTCGGCCCGGACATCGGGGAGGCGTGGAACGGCCAAGTCGTTCCACACGTGCTGAGTAGATCTGTACGTGACAGCGCGGCATTCCTCGCGGTGACTCATGGTGCCGATCCGGGGGCTCCCTACGACGAGCCTCGCGGGTCGACTCGATTCGTCGAGGCCGTGGCGCGACCGCCGAAGCAATTGCGCATCGGCATCTCCACGAAGGCCTTCTTGGGGCCCAAGACTCACCCAGACTGCGCTGCCGCCCTCGCTTCGGCCGCTGAACTGCTTGTCGATCTTGGCCACACGGTTGAGGAAGTGGATCTGCCGCTGGACGTCCAGGCGGTGTCGAATGCCTACCTGACGATAGTGGCGGCTGGCGTCGCGGCAGCGGTGGCGAACACCTACCGGCAGACGGGCGTGAAACCGCGATCGGATCTCTTCGAACGGCCGACGTGGCTGCTGGCCCACATGGGCGATGTACTCACCGCGCGGGAACTCGAAGAAGCGCGGATCGTGGCATTCGATCTATCCCGTCGAATGGCGAGAATCTTCTCATCCATCGACATTCATGCCAGTCCGACAGCCGCCTACCCTCCCGCCAAGATCGGTGAGTTGGACCTGCCCCGCAGCCAGAAGATCACGCTTTCCGTCCTGGGTCACGTCGCGAGCGCGACCTGGTCGGCCACCGATCCCGTTTTCCGCCAGGCGCTGCCGCAACTGGCCGCGGAGTCGCTTGAGCGCACTCCGAACACACAGGTCTTCAACATGACGGGGCAACCAGCGATGAGCGTGCCGCTGTACTGGAACGAGGCTGGACTCCCGATCGGGGTTCAGTTCGCGGCGCCCTACGGCAAGGAAACCTCACTGTTCAGCCTCGCCGGCCAGCTTGAGCAAGCCAGGCCCTGGTTCGACCGGGTACCCCCGCTGTAG
- a CDS encoding cupin domain-containing protein — translation MTNSSVRNDLGHVILATKADIDAMPWESRPDMPGVAHKVLWQAGDVVLGVMRVEHGAENPIHTHHGAHHHILILEGECTVLDKRVGPGSYIFIPPTVPHGATDVGPDGCTFFYTYRPLERSPITGPLDSEHAHPV, via the coding sequence ATGACGAACTCCTCTGTTCGCAACGACTTGGGCCATGTGATCCTGGCGACCAAGGCAGACATCGACGCCATGCCCTGGGAGAGTCGGCCAGACATGCCGGGTGTGGCGCACAAGGTGCTTTGGCAGGCGGGGGATGTCGTGCTCGGCGTCATGCGAGTCGAGCACGGCGCCGAGAATCCCATACACACGCATCACGGCGCCCATCACCACATCTTGATCCTCGAGGGTGAGTGCACGGTTCTGGACAAGCGCGTCGGGCCTGGCTCCTACATCTTCATCCCTCCGACCGTTCCCCACGGAGCGACGGACGTCGGCCCCGATGGGTGCACGTTCTTCTACACCTACCGCCCGTTGGAGCGCTCGCCGATCACTGGCCCGCTCGACTCCGAGCACGCCCATCCGGTGTAG
- a CDS encoding DNA topoisomerase IV subunit B: MAVEATGTQSRDGSAARAGRKRRSAEPGEYMARQIRVLEGLDAVRKRPGMYVGSTDGRGLMHCLWEILDNSVDEALVESCRSIEVHLFPDGSVEVRDDGRGIPVDKEPRTKLTGVEVVMTRLHAGGKFGGGTYAATGGLHGVGASVVNALSERLDVEVDRGGRIHTMSFQRGAPGVFSDDGPSATFTRQSGLRVVGKCPARRTGTRVRWWADRRVFTKDAQYDIVELRARIQQTTFLVPGVEIRLIDERGADARVDEVFTHAGGIADFAEHLTVGEPFTRVIRLSGTGRFTETVPVLDEAGHMASRDVDRDLGVDVALRWSTGYETRVRSFVNVIATPKGGTHMAGFERALVKTLNDRLRSTKVLKASEGPVTKEDVLEGLTAVVAVRLAEPEFEGQTKEVLGTPAATKIVANVVGHELEGWLDSPPRGDKQLVKQVLEKVANAMRTRVQARHTRDLQRRKNALESSSLPAKLVDCRSREVDGSELFIVEGDSALGTAKMARKSEFQALLPIRGKILNVQKASIADMLKNVECASIIQVIGAGSGRSFDLASARYGKVIMMSDADVDGAHIRCLLLTLFYRYMKPLLQDGRVYAAVPPLHRIETVGAKGQPARVLYTYSEAEMLRTMKDLQARGVRVKDPIQRYKGLGEMDAAQLRDTTMSPDTRLVRRVRVADAMAAEHVFHLLMGNDVGPRKEFLVTRAKELDRERIDA, from the coding sequence GTGGCGGTCGAAGCGACGGGTACCCAGTCCCGGGACGGCAGTGCTGCGCGGGCTGGGCGAAAGCGTCGTTCGGCAGAGCCTGGCGAGTACATGGCTCGGCAAATCCGCGTGCTCGAAGGGCTGGACGCGGTTCGCAAGCGCCCTGGTATGTACGTCGGGTCGACTGACGGCCGCGGCTTGATGCACTGCCTGTGGGAGATCCTCGACAACTCCGTTGACGAGGCTCTGGTCGAATCGTGCCGCTCGATCGAGGTGCACCTGTTTCCGGACGGCTCCGTGGAGGTCCGGGATGACGGACGGGGAATCCCCGTGGACAAAGAGCCGAGGACGAAGCTGACCGGCGTCGAGGTCGTCATGACCCGACTTCACGCGGGTGGCAAGTTCGGCGGCGGTACCTATGCGGCGACCGGAGGCCTGCACGGTGTAGGTGCGTCAGTGGTCAACGCTTTGTCCGAAAGGCTGGACGTCGAAGTGGACAGGGGGGGCCGGATCCACACAATGTCGTTCCAGCGCGGCGCCCCAGGGGTATTCAGCGACGACGGCCCGTCCGCGACGTTCACTAGGCAGTCAGGACTGCGAGTAGTGGGCAAATGCCCGGCGAGGCGCACCGGAACCCGGGTTCGCTGGTGGGCGGATCGAAGGGTATTCACCAAGGACGCTCAGTACGACATCGTCGAGTTGCGGGCCAGGATCCAGCAGACGACATTCCTGGTCCCTGGCGTTGAGATCAGGCTCATCGACGAGCGCGGCGCGGACGCCCGGGTAGATGAGGTCTTCACGCATGCCGGCGGAATCGCGGATTTCGCCGAACACTTGACCGTAGGAGAACCGTTCACGCGGGTGATCCGCCTGTCCGGAACGGGTCGCTTCACCGAAACAGTCCCGGTTCTGGACGAAGCGGGTCACATGGCGTCCCGCGATGTGGACCGCGACCTTGGGGTCGATGTGGCGCTGCGTTGGTCGACGGGCTACGAGACTCGCGTCCGGTCCTTCGTGAACGTGATCGCCACTCCCAAGGGTGGAACTCACATGGCCGGATTCGAGCGCGCACTGGTCAAGACTCTGAACGACAGGTTGCGGTCGACCAAGGTGCTCAAGGCTTCCGAGGGTCCGGTCACCAAGGAGGACGTGCTTGAAGGGCTGACGGCGGTCGTGGCGGTGCGTCTGGCCGAGCCGGAGTTCGAGGGCCAGACCAAAGAGGTGCTCGGCACCCCCGCTGCCACCAAGATCGTCGCCAACGTCGTCGGTCACGAGTTGGAGGGTTGGCTGGATTCGCCTCCGCGCGGTGACAAGCAGCTGGTCAAGCAGGTGCTGGAGAAGGTCGCGAACGCGATGCGAACGCGCGTGCAGGCCCGGCACACGCGAGACCTGCAGCGGCGCAAGAACGCGCTGGAGTCCTCGTCGTTGCCGGCGAAACTCGTGGACTGCCGTTCTCGCGAAGTGGACGGCAGCGAGTTGTTCATCGTTGAGGGCGACAGTGCTCTTGGCACGGCGAAGATGGCGCGCAAGAGCGAGTTCCAGGCGTTACTGCCTATCCGCGGCAAGATCCTGAACGTCCAGAAAGCCTCGATCGCGGACATGCTCAAGAACGTCGAATGCGCGTCCATCATTCAGGTGATCGGAGCCGGTTCTGGGCGGTCGTTCGACCTCGCCTCGGCGCGCTACGGCAAGGTCATCATGATGAGTGACGCGGACGTCGACGGCGCTCACATCCGGTGCCTGCTACTCACGTTGTTCTACCGCTACATGAAGCCCCTTCTGCAGGACGGCCGCGTCTACGCGGCGGTGCCTCCGTTGCACAGGATCGAAACCGTCGGCGCGAAGGGGCAACCGGCGCGGGTGCTGTACACGTACTCCGAGGCGGAGATGCTGCGGACTATGAAGGACCTCCAGGCTCGCGGCGTGCGGGTCAAAGACCCGATTCAGCGCTACAAGGGACTCGGAGAGATGGACGCGGCTCAACTGCGTGATACGACGATGTCTCCGGACACGAGGTTGGTGCGCCGCGTGCGTGTGGCGGATGCCATGGCCGCAGAGCACGTGTTCCACCTGTTGATGGGCAACGATGTTGGCCCACGCAAGGAGTTCCTCGTGACTCGGGCCAAGGAACTCGACCGAGAGCGGATCGACGCGTGA